The window GCGCTGATCGGCGCTGGCGCGATCGCGCTGTCGTCGGGGCCGCTGTCCGGACTCCTGTTCCTCGTCTTCTCGACGCTGCCGGCTTGGCTGCTCGCCCGCCTCGCCGTCTGTCCCCGCATGTCGGCGCCGGCGGCCGGTGCGCCGGGCAGTGCTCCCGCGGGCGTGCCCGAGACCTCGTGGACGCCGGTCTCGACGCTCGCGCTCGCGCTCGTGGCCGCGAGCTGCGTGCCGGTGCTGCTCGCCGGGGCGGCCCTGATCTGGCGCTTCGGCGGCTACGGTCATGCGCTCGCCCGCGCGTCGCGGGCAGTGTCCAAGGTCCTGGACGGCACGCCGCTCCCCGGCGACATCGCGGTCGACACCGTCGTGCAGATCGCGCCCGTCGCGATGGCCGTCACGGGCGTGCTCGTGCTCGGGATCAACCTGTGGCTCGCGGCCCGCTCGACCCAGCTGTCGGGCTGGCTCGCGCGGCCCTGGCCGAACCTGCCCGACGGCCTCCGCCTGCCGCGCGCGGCCGTCGGCGCCTTCGTGGTCGTCGGCGTCGCCGTGCTGCTGCCGGACCCGTTCGGGCTCGCCGCCGCCGTCGCGGCGGGCGCGCTCGGCATGGCCTTCGCCTTCGAGGGCCTCGCCGCCGTCCACGTGCTCACCCGCCGCCTGCCGGCGCGGGCGGCGCTGCTGGCCGGCGTCTACCTCGCTATCCTCGCCGTCGAACCCTGGCCGCTCCTGGCCCTGGTCCTGGCGGGCTGCATCGATTGCCTCGTGCCGCAGGTGCGGCGCGGCGCGGCGATCAAGATCACCAAACTTCCAAACCGGAGACAGTGAAATGGACGTCATTCTTCTGGAGCGCGTCGCCAAGCTCGGCCAGATGGGCGAGCGGGTGAAGGTCAAGGACGGCTTCGCCCGCAACTTCCTGCTGCCGCGCGGCAAGGCCCTGCGCGCCACCGAGGCCAATGCCAAGCGGTTCGAAACGCAGCGCGTGCAGCTCGAAGCCCGCAACCTGGAGCTCAAGGGCGAGGCGCAGAAGGTCGCCGAGGGCCTCGACGGCCAGAGCTTTGTCATGATCCGCCAGGCGGGCGAGAGCGGCCAGCTTTACGGCTCGGTGTCGACGCGCGACATCGCCGAGGCCATCACGGCCGGCGGCTTCTCGGTCAGCCGTGGCCAGGTCGCCCTGCGCACGCCCATCAAGGGCATCGGCCTGCACGAGGTGCCGGTGGAGCTCCACCCCGAGGTCGACGCCAAGGTGACCATCAACGTCGCCCGCTCGCCCGAGGAGGCCGAGCGCCAGGCCAAGGGCGAGGAGGTGCTGACCCGCGAGGAGACCTCGATGGACGAGCTGGGCCTCGAGGTCGGCGCCGCCCTCGCGGACTTCGAGGGCGACATCAGCCGCTGACCGGCGGCGCCCCGCGCGGGGATCCGAGGGGGCGGCGGGGAAATCCGCCGCTCTTTTTCGTCCAGGCACCATGCTGCGAGGTGTGGCCCCGGGCAGAGCGAAGACCCGGGAGACGGTCGATCCGATCGGGCGCTTCAGGCCGAAGTTCCGTTCGGACGCACCGCTGGATCCCGGATCGAGGCCGAGACGACGGCCGAGGGCGCGAAGCGGCGAGCCCGCGCTCGAAGCCGGTCGGCCCCCGTCGAAGGCGGGGGCGGCACCCACCCCGATCAGGCGAAGCGGTATTCCGAACGCTGCCGGTAGGTCTGTCCCGGCCGCAGCACCGGCGAGGGGAAGTGGCGCCGGTTCGGCGCGTCGGGGAACACCTGGCACTCCAGCGCGAAGCCGCCGTGCGTGCCGTAGAGCTTCCCGTCGAGGCCCGGCACCGGGCAGTGGAGCTTGGCGGCGTCGTAGAACTGCACGCCGGGCTGGTCCGTGTGGAGTTCCAGCGTCAGCCCGTTCTTGGGCGACCGGACCGTCGCGGCATGGGCCAGCCCCGTCGCGGGGTCGGGCGCCGAGGCGACCACGAAGTTCATGTCGTAGTTCTGTTCGGCCTCGTTGCGGATCGGCCGCGCCGTGGTGAAGTCGAAGGGCGTGCCCGCGACGCTGCGGATCTCGCCGGTCGGGATCAGGTTGGCGTCGGTCGGCGTCATGAAGGGGCAGTTCAGCAGCACCTCGTGGTCGAGCACGTCCGGCCCGCCGTCGAGGTTGAAGTAGGAATGATGCGCGAGGCTCAGCACCGTCGGCGCGTCCGTGGTGGCTTCGAACACGACCACCAGCGTGCCCGGCTCGGCCAGCGTGTAGGTGCACAGGGCGCGCACCGCGCCCGGAAACCCCTCGTCGCCGTCCGGCGAGTCGAGCACGAGCGTGACCGAGTCCTCCGCGACGGCCTCGATCCGCCACGGCACCGCGCCGAAGCCCTTCGGGCCGCCGTGCAGGGTGGCGCCGGACCGCTCGTTGGCGGGCAGCGTGTGACGGCGGCCGTCGAGCGTGAACTGCGCCCCGGCGATGCGATTGGCGAAGCGGCCCGGCGTGGCGCCGAAATAGGGCGAATGGGCCCGGTAGTCCTCGATGGAGTTCAGGCCCAGCACGACGCGCTGCGGCCCGGCCGGGGACGGCACCACGAGGTCGCGCAGCACGGCGCCCCACGTGATCACCGAGGCCGTGGCACCCGCGGCGTTGCGCAGGCTCACCTCCCGGATCTCGACCCCGTCGGCGTGACCGAACGACCGAACCTGCATGGCATTCTCCAACCCGCGTCCCCGAGGCGAACGCGGCCGATGGACATGGGTTCAGCGCGCGTTGCGGGCCGTGCCCATCAGCTCGTCCGGGCGGAGGCGGCGCCCGAGCGCGTCCAGCACGCCGTTGATCATGCCGACCTCGTCGCCCTCGAAGAAGGCGCCGCCGATGTCGGTGTATTCGGTGATGACGACGCGCGCCGGCACGTCCTTGCGGCTCAGCATCTCGTAGGCCCCGGCGCGCAGGATGGCGCGCAGCACGGCTTCGACGCGGCGCAGCGGCCAGCCTTCCTGGAGCGAGCGGTCGACGAGCACGTCGATCTCGCCCTGCCCGGCCAGCACGCCCTCGAGGACGTCGCGGAAGAAGGCGTTCTCGGCCTTATTGTACTGCTCGCCCTCGACCTCCTGGCCGATCCAATGCGACTCGAACTCGGCCAGGACGTCGTTGATGCCGCTCTTGGCGACATCCATCTGGTAGAGCGCCTGCACGGCGGCGAGGCGCGCGGCGGCCCGGCGTTCCTGGCGACTCATCGCGCGGCCCCGGCCGCCGCGGGGCGCGCCTTCAGGCGCCACAGCGCCAGCATGGCGCGGGCCGCCTCGCCACCCTTGTCGCCGCGCGACGGCTCGGCGCGGACCATCGCCTGGTCGGTGTCCTCCACCGTGAGGATGCCGTTGCCGATCGGCATGCGGCGCTGGAGCGCGAGGTCCATGAGGCCGCGCGAACTCTCGTTGGCGACGACCTCGAAGTGGTAGGTCTCGCCCCGCAGGATGCAGCCGAGCGCCACGGCCCCGCCGTAGCGCCGCCCGCCCGCCTCGGCGGCCTCCGCCGCGATCGCGATGGCGGTCGGCACCTCCAGCGCGCCCGGCATGGTGACGACGTCGTAAGTGGCGCCCGCGGCGTCGAGCGCCGCCTTGGCGCCCGCCAGCAGGTGGTCCCCGATCTCGTCGTAGAAGCGCCCTTCGACGATCAGGAAGTGGTCGTCGGCCGCGACATGCGGCTCGGCGTCGGTGCGGCGCTGAGGTTCGGCCATGGAAGCAACTCGTGGATGGATGGTCGGCGGGGAGCCGGGGTGAATAGTGCGGCCGGCTCCGTCCGGCAAGCGTTCAGGACAGGCGGATCAGCCCGCCGTGGCCGACCTCGCCGTAGAACACCATCAGGTCGAGCGACGGCGCCGCCCTGCCGAGGCCGGTCAGGATGGCGTGGCACTGCCCGCGATGATGGGTCTGGTGATTGAACAGGTGGTCGAGCGCCGGCCCGAGCTGCGCCACGAAGCGCCCCGGCATCGAGACGGGGCTGTAGGTGAAGCTCGACGAGAGCGCCTGGTCGTCGAGCCCGTCGACGAAGGTGATGATCCGCGTGTCTTCCTCGCCGCGGGCGGCGCGCAGGGCGTCGAAGTCGTCGTGCAGCACCGCGTCGAGCCGGAGCGCGGGCACGGGCGCACCGGTGAAGCGCGCCATCCACATGCGATCGGCGACGAGGACGTGGTTCAGCGTGCCGAGGAGGCTGCGGAAGAAGGCGCCGCGGTCGGCGCGCCGGTCCGCGTCCGGCAGGGCCTCGACCGCGTCGTAGAGCTTGTGGTTGGCCCAGGCGTTGTAGCGCGCCAGGACGGAGGACCGGTCGTTCACGACGCGAGCCCCTCGTCGGCGCCGGCCTCGGCCGTCCCGGCGGCCGGGAATTCGGCGAGCCGCGCCGCGTAGCGCGCCATCGTGTCGATCTCGATGTTGAGCCTGTCGCCCTCGCGCACCTCGCCCCAGGTGGTCACGGCCAGCGTGTGCGGGATCAGCAGCACGGAGAAGCTGCGGCCCGCGACCGAGTTGACGGTGAGCGACGTGCCGTCGAGCGCGACCGAGCCCTTCTCCGCGATGAAGCGCGCGAGCCGCTCCGGCGCCTCGACGTCGAAGCGCGTGGTCTCTCCGATGCGGGTGACGGCGGTCACCCGCGCCATGCCGTCGACGTGGCCCGACACGAGGTGGCCGCCGAGCTCGTCGCCGAGCTTCAGCGAGCGTTCGAGGTTGATGCGCTTGCCGGGGGCCCAGGCGCCGAGCGTGGTGCGCTCCAGCGTCTCGGCCCCGGCGTCGATGTCGAACCAGGTCCGTTTTCCCGAGGCGCCGACCTCGACGGCCGTGAGGCAGGGGCCCGAGCAGGCGATGGAGGCGCCGAGGGCGATGCCCTCCGCCGGGTACGAGCAGGCGATGCGCAGGCGCCGCACGCTGCCGCGCGCCTCGCTCGACACCACCTCGCCGACGTCGCTGATCAAACCCGTGAACATCCTGCGCCTCAGTAGATCGGGAAGCGGGCCACGATGGCCTTCACCTCGTCGCGCACGCTGGCCTCGGCGGCGGCGTTGCCGGCCTCGCCGGCCTCGGCCAAGCCGTCGAGCGTGCGGGCGATGAGGGAGCCGACCTGCTCGAACTCGGCCGTGCCGAAGCCGCGCGAGGTCGCGGCCGGCGTGCCGACGCGGATGCCCGATGTGACGAACGGCTTCTCCGGGTCGAACGGGATGCCGTTCTTGTTGCAGGTGATGTGGGCGCGCCCGAGCGCCGCCTCGGCGGCCTTGCCGGTGAGGCGCTTCGGCCGGAGGTCGACCAGCATCAGGTGGTTCTCGGTTCCGCCCGACACGATGTCGAAGCCGTGGCGCTGCAGGCTGTCCGACAACGCCTTGGCGTTGGCGACGACCTGGCGCGCGTAATCCCTGAAGGCGGGCTGCAGCGCCTCGTGGAACGCCACGGCCTTGCCGGCGATGACGTGCATCAGCGGGCCGCCCTGGAGGCCGGGGAAGATGGCCGAGTTGAGCTTCTTCGCCAGCGCCTCGTCGTCGGTGAGGATGATGCCGCCGCGGGGTCCGCGCAGCGTCTTGTGCGTGGTCGACGTCACCACGTGGGCGTGCGGGAAGGGCGAGGGATGGGCGCCGCCGGCGACGAGGCCGGAGAAATGCGCCATGTCGACCATGAAATACGCGCCGACCTCGTCCGCGATGGCGCGGAAGCGGGCGTAGTCCCAGTGGCGCGAATAGGCCGAGCCGCCGGCGATGATGATCTTCGGGCGCACCTCGCGGGCGCGGCGCTCCACGGCCTCCATGTCGATGAGGTGCGTGTCGCGATCGACCCCGTAGGGCTCCACCTTGAACCAGCGGCCCGACATGTTGACGGGCGCGCCGTGGGTGAGGTGGCCGCCGGCCGCGAGGTCGAGCCCCATGAAGGTGTCGCCGGGCTGCATCAGCGCCAGGAACACCGCCTGGTTGGCCTGGCTGCCGGAGTTCGGCTGGACGTTGGCGAAGCAGCAGCCGAACAGCTCGGTCGCGCGCCTGATCGCGAGGTCCTCGGCGATGTCGACGAACTGGCAGCCGCCGTAGTAGCGCTTGCCCGGGTAGCCTTCCGCGTATTTGTTGGTCATGACCGAGCCCTGGGCTTCCAGGACGGCGCGCGACACGATGTTCTCCGACGCGATGAGCTCGATCTCGTCGCGCTGGCGGCCGAGCTCCAGCTCGACCGCGCGGGCGATCTCGGGATCGGCCTCGACGAGGCTGGCGCCGAAGAAGCTGTTGGACAGGGCCGGGTTCGCGCGGGTGGCGTTGAAGGTCGGGACGGCGCTCATGGGGCTCTCGGGCGGGGCGGCGGCTCCGGGCAGCCGCGGGGAAGCGGGGACGGACGGGGTCGCGATGCCCTGATCCATATCGGGCCTCCCATAGCGCGTCGCCACTCCCCCGTCACGGGGCGCCACGAAAAAGGCGCCGCCGGCCGGGTGGCCGGGGCGCCTTTTTCCACGAAACCCCCGTCTCGGCGGGGCCGGTCGCCCGGCGGGGCGGCCGATCAGTCCTGCTGCAGCGCGGGCTCGACGGCCGAGTTGTCGTCGCCCTGGTCGGCCGCGGAGGCCACCGTGCCGGGCGCGCCGAGGCCGTCGCGGTTGTAGATGTCGTCGCGGAACTGCACCACGCCGTCCGGCGTCGCCCAGGCGGTGATGTAGACCCAGTAGACCGGGACGTTGGCGGCGAGCTTGACGTCGATCCGCTCGCCGGAGCGGATGGCCTCGTCGATCTTGTCGCGGTCCCAGCCCGGGTTGTCCTTCAAGAGCCAGGCCACGTAGTCGCGCACGTTCTGCACGCGGATGCAGCCCGACGACACGAAGCGGAAGTCGTCGCCGAACACGCCCTTGGTCGGCGTGTCGTGCATGTACACGCCGTAGGGGTTGCCGATGTTGATCCGCACCACGCCGAGCGAGTTGTTGATGCCCGGATCCTCGCGGTACTTGTAGTTGGTCGCGTCCATCGAGTGCCAGTTGATGGAGCTCGACGGGACCTCCTGGTTGTCCTTGTTGAAGATGCGGATGTGGTTGTCGGACAGGTAGTTCGGGTCGGCCTGCATCTTGGGGATCAAATCCTTGCGGATGATCGAGGCCGGCACGGTCCAGTAGGGGTTGAAGTTGATGTCGGTCGCCTTGGTCTGCATCACGGGCGACTGGCGGTCGACCTTGCCGACGCCGGCGACGTGGTGGCTGAACACCACGCCGTTCTCGACCGTCTCGACCGAGGCGGCCGGAATGTTGGCCATCACGAAGCGCTGCCCGAGGTCGCCCGAGAAGGAGCGCAGGCGGATGAGGTTGGTTTCGAGCTGCTTCAGGCGCAGGTCGGCCGGGATGTTGAGCGCCGTCACGGTCTCCTTGGACACGATGCCGGTCTGGCCGAGGCCGTGGCGGGCCTGGAAACGCTTCACCGCCGCCTCGACGTAGGCGTCGAACACCGGCGACATGCCGGCCGCTTGGTCGAGGTCGCCGGTCACCTGCAGGCGATGGCGCAGCGCCGCGACGGCCTGGCCCTTGGAGCCGACGTGCATGTTGACGACGTTGGGCACGGTGCCCCAGCCGCCCTGCGCCACGATGCCCTGGTACTGGGTCACGGCCGCCTCGGTGGCCGCGACGGTGGCGGGCGACAGGGTCGGGGTGGACTCCTTCTTCACCTGCTGGCGCGCGTCCGAGTCGTAGCGCTGGGCCCATTCGGCCTGCCCGCTGCCGGCGTCGTCCTCCTGCGCCACGGCCGGGACGGCGAAGGACGCGACAGCGACCGTGGACAGCAGCAGCGCCGCTACACGGCCGGTCAACGCCCTCGGCGCGCGGAAGCGTCGGTCGTCATCGCTCAGCAGCATGGTTCAAAGCCCTCGGGGTCGCGCGGAAGGCAGGGGCGCCGCACCCAATTCACCCGCGTCGATCAGTCCCTCCGTCGGGGTTGAACCGACGGCCGATCGACGTTTTCGCCCCCCAAATCGCCGTTCCAATCCGCTCTTTTTATGGCGCCTTGCTTGTCCCGAGCTTTCAGGAAGCTCATTCGGACGGCTACGGTTGACACGATGTTAAGCCGTGACATTTGCGCCACGATTGGCCACTAACCGCCGCTGTGTTCGGCACGCGCCGCGGCCGATGCGCGGCGTCGGGACGGACGGGGGATCGCTGCGGCGGAGAAGGATGACGCGACTCGCCAAGCTGACGGCCGTGATCCTGGTGGCCGCTGCCCTGGCGGCCGCCGCGGCGCCCTGGCGCGTTTCGCGCACCGCGGCCGCGAAGGCCTTCGCCGACGGATGGGGGCCGGACGCCGGACTGCACGCCGTCGCGGCGGGCGGCGTCACGTTCAAGCTGCTCCCGCGCCCCCGGCTGCAGGCGACCGGCCTGTCGGCCTCGGCCGAGGACGGCGCCGTGCTGCTCGACGCTCCCCTGCTGAAGGCCGACCTCGACATCCCGTCGCTGCTGCGCGGCGTCTGGCGGATGAGCTCGGCGACCCTCGTCGAGCCCACCCTGACGGTGGATGTCGACCGGCTCGCGGAAGGCAGCGCCGCGGCCCACGCGCCGTCGCACGGCGCGCCCGTCATGCTGCGGCTGCGGTCTGGCCTTCTGAAGACGCGCTCCGCGTCGGGCTTCGCGGACCTGCTGGTGACCGGCATCGACGCCTCCGCGGCCTGGGACGGACGGGGCGAAGGCCTCGTGGTGTCCGGCACGGCCACGCTGCGCGGCACCACGGCCCAGTTCACCGGCACGCTTCGCGACAGGGGATCGGGGCCGGAACCGGCGGGATCGCTCGCCTCGCTGCAGGTCGAGTCGCCGCTCTTCGACTTCTCGGCCAAAGGCGTGCTGTCGATCGTCCCGCAGGTCCAGTTCGCGGGCCGGGCCTCGTTCGCGACGCCGTCCCTGCCCCGCTTCCTCCACGCCTGGGACGACGCGCCGGCGTCGCTCGCCTCGCGGCGCGTCCAGATCGGCGGCCTGCTCGTCGCCAAGCTCCACGACCTGTCGCTGTCCGACGCCCAGATCCGGCTGGACCAGACGCGCCTCGAAGGCAGCCTCGCGTGGCGCCAGGAGGCCGGGCGCGGCCTCGTCGCCGGCACGCTCGCGACCGACTCGCTCGACGTCAGGTCCCTCGGCGACCCCGACGCGCCCGACATCCGCGACCTGTACCGGAAGGCCCTCACCGCGTCGCCCTTCGCGACCGACGTCGACCTGAGGATCTCCGCCGCGACGGCGCGCCTCGGCCGCGTCACCCTGGAGGACGCCGCCTTCGCGGCCCTGGTGCGCGGCGAGCGGCTCGAGGTGACGCTCGACGAGGCGCGCGCCTACGGCGGCCTGGTGAAGGCGCGCGCGGTGCTGACCGTCGGGGCGGACGGCATCGGCGCACACGCGGACGTGTCGGCCAAGCGCGTCGACCTCGGGCTGCTGTCCGACGGGCTGAGCGGCCGCGCGCGCCTCAACGGCACCATCACGGCCCGCGCCGCGCTGGACGGTCAGGGCGCGACCCTGCGCGACGTCGTCGCCGACCTCGCCGGCGACGGGCAGGTCGGGGTCGAGGGCGCGCGCGTGGCCAATCTGTCGCTCGCCAGCGCCCTCCATCGCGGCGACCGTCGCTCGCCGCTCGACGTGAGCCGCCGCTGGCCCGCCACCGTGTTCGACAGGGCGCAGTGGGATGTGTCGATCCGCGACGGGACCGTGCGGATCCCGAAGGGGAAGCTGACGGCCCCCGGCTTGGCCCTGACCTTCGACGCCGCGACCGGGCTGCCGGACGGCCGCGTCGACCTTCACGCCGTCGCGGCCGAGGCCGATGCCGCGGGCGCGCCGCTGCGCGACAGCCCGACCATGCCGCTCGACCTCCGCGGCTTCTGGGCGGGGCCGCTGGTGCTGACCGGCGGCCAGGGCGGCTTCCCCGCAGTGGCACTGCCCCTCGGCGGCGTCGCGGCGGAGCGGTGAGGCGTCCGCCCGGCATCGTGCTGGCCGGCGGCGAATCCCGCCGCATGGGCACCGACAAGGCCCTGGCGCCCCTCGCCGAGCGCCCCCTCGTCGCCCGGACGATCGAGCGGCTGGCGCCGCAGTGCGGCCTCCTCGCCGTCAGCCGCCACGACGGACACCTCCCAGGACTATACCTCGGCCTGCCCGTGATCGCCGACGGCGGGGATCACCGCCTCGGGCCGCTGGGCGGCCTGCTGGCCGGGCTCGACTGGGCCGCCGCCGCGGACCCCGGCGCCGCGCGGGCCGTGACGGTCGCGGTCGACACGCCCTTCCTGCCGGAAGACTTCGTCGCACGCCTGATGGCCGCCGGCCCGGGCGCCGTCGCGGCGTCCTCCGGCGGGCGCCGTCATCCGGTCGCGGCGCTGTGGCCCGTCGCGGCGCGCCACGCCCTGCGGGCGGCGCTCCAGGACGAGGGGCTGCGGCGCGTCGGCGTGTTCCTGGACCGCCTCGCCCCCGCCGCCGTGGACTGGCCGACCGACCCCTTCGACCCCTTCATCAACCTCAACACCCCGGAGGAACTGGCCGCCGCCGAGGCGATCCATGCTAGGACGGGGCGAAGCGAGGGAGAGCCGGGCCGTGCAAGTCGCCGACGTGATGACGCGTGACGTGGAGTTCGTGGAAGCCTCGACCACCGTGGCCGAGGCGGCCGTGGCGATGGGCGACCTCGGCGTGGGCGCCCTGCCGGTCGGGACGGCGGACGACCTCCAGGGCATCATCACGGACCGCGACATCCTGTTCCGCGTGGTCGCCAAGGGGCTGAGCAACAAGACCGTGACGGTGGGCGAGGTGATGACCACCACGATCTTCTCCTGCCGCCAGGAGGACGCGGTGACGACGGCGCTGAACCTGATGGGCGCCCGCAACCTGCGCCGCCTGCCCGTGCTCGACCTCAACGGCCGCACCATCGGCCTCGTGACGCTGTCCGACCTGTCGCGCCGCATGCTGCTCGACAGCGGCGTGGTGCAGCGCGCCGTGGCCGAGATGTCGGGCGCCGCGGGGTAGAACCTCGCGGCGCCGCGGCGTCGACGCCCCTCAGGGCACCGACGCGGGCGCGTAGCCGTACTGGCTGTGCAGGCGCTCCAACACCGCGGGGGGCAGGCGCAGCCGCGTCGCGAGGTAGTGCATGTAGGCGCGGTTGATGTCGCCGTGCTTGTCGATGGCCAGCAGCGACGCGGCGTAGACCAGCGACGCCAGATGCGGGTCGCGCACGTCGCGCAGCAGCACCTCGAGCGGCAGCGGCCGCTTGATGGCCGCCGTGATGAAGCCCGGCTCGCCGGCCTGCGACTCCAGCGTCGACAGGGCGGAGCGCAGCATGCGCTCCTCGTTGTCGTCGAGGTGCCCGTCCGCCATGGCGGCCGCGACCGCGGCGCGGATCAGCAGCTCCGCCTGGTTCTGGTCGAGGTGGCCCAGCGTGGTCGGCGGAGGGCCGAGCAGCTGCTGGCGGTTGCGCAGATGGCTGTAGGCCAGCTTCGACGCCAGCACGTCGAGCGGCGCGTCGCCGAGTCCGGGCTCGGCGGCGGGCTCGACGTCGCCGGAAGAGCGGTCGGCGCCGAGGCCGAGGCGGCGCGCCACGGCGGCCAGAACATCGTTCAGCGCGCTCATCGGACCGGCCACACGAACAGGATCGCCGCCGTGCCGACGGCCGCGACCACCAGCATCAGGGCGAGGCCCAGGCGCCACGGGGGCCGGGCCGCGTTGCGCTCGCCGCCGAGCGCCAGGATGTTGTTGCGCGATCCTACGGGGCTCAGGAAGTCGCAGGAGGCGCCGACCGCGACGGCCATCAGGTAGGGGTCCGCGGCGAAGCCGAGCCGCGCCGCCAGCCCGGCCGCGACGGGCCCGAGCAGCAGCACGGTCGCGGCGCCGTTGACGAGGGGCGAGACGACGAGCGCGGCGAGCAGGGTCAGCGCCACGGTCCAGCCGCCCGGCACGCCGTGGGCCAGCGCCGCGAGATGGCCGGCGAGCAGGTCGGCCGCGCCAGAGTGCCGGAGCGCCGCGCTGACAGGCAGCAGCGTGCCGAACAGCACGACGAGCGGCCAGGCCACGCTGTTGTAGACCTCGGTCATGGTGAAGGCGCGGAGCCCGACCAGGGCCGCGACGGCGCAGAACAGCGCCACGGCGAGCGGCAGGGCGCCGGCGGCGGCCAGGGCCAGGGCGCCCGCGAGCAGCGCCGCGGGGACGGCGATGCGGCGGCGCCGGCCGAGGCGCAGGCGGCGCTCGGCCAGCGTGAGGCACCCCAGCGCCGACAGCGTCGGCACCATGGCGTCGAGCTCGCCCTGGAGCACCAGCACGTCGCCGGCGCGCAGCTTGGTGCGTCGCAGCCGCGCCGCGATGGCGGCGCCGCGCCGCCCGATGGCGAGCAGGCCGACGCGGTGGCGCTCGTCGAGGCGCGCTTCGCCGGGCGACAGGCCGACCAGCTCCGAGGTGGGCGTGACCACGGCCTCCACGACGCCGATGCGGTCCGCTTCGAGCCCCGCCGTGCCGCCGCCGACGATGAGCGACCCCGCCCGCTCCATCAGGGCCTGCAGGGCGTCGGGCTCGCAGTTGAGCACCAGCACGTCGCCGGCTTCGATCTCGGTGTCGCGTCGCGCCGCGATGCGGCGGTAGTCCTCGCGGATGATGGCCGCGACCGCGACGTTGCGCTCGGCACGGGCGCGGAAGGACGCCACCGTCTGCCCGACGAGCGGCGAGCCCGCCGGGACCGCAACCTCGCTGGTGTAGCTGTCGCCCGCGAGCGCCGTCTCCTCCACGCGCTCGCGGCGCTGCTCGCGCGGCAGCAGGCGCCACGCGACGGCGAGGAACAGCACGCCCGCGCCCGCGACCGCGGCCCCCACGGGCGCGAAGGCGAACACGCCGAAGGGCGCGCCGACGATCTCTCGCCGGAGGCTCGACACGAGCAGGTTGGGCGGCGTGCCGATCGCGGTCACGAGCCCGCCGAGCAGGGACGCGGCCCCGAGCGCCGCCACGATGGGCGCCGGCGAGCGCCGGCTCCGGCGCACCGTGGCGCGCGCCGCGGGCAGCATGGCCGTGTAGGCGTCGACGTTGTTCATCACCGCGGACAGGGCGGCCGTGACGCCGCCGATGACGCCGACCTCCAGCCCCGTCCAGCGCGGCAGCAGCGCGAAGAGCGGCCGCGGCGCGTCGAGGAGCCCGGAGTCGCGGACCGCGGCGCTGATCACCAGCACGGCCGCGATCGCCGCCACGGCCGGATCGGCGAAGCCCGAGAAGGCCGCGTCGGCCGGCACGGCCCCGAGCAGCACGGCCGCCACGAGGGCCAGGAGGCCGACGAGGTCGAAGCGCCAGCGCCCCCAGGCGAAAAGCAGCGCGGCCGCCGCGCAGACGGCCAGGACGGCGATCTGATCGTGGCTCACGGCGCCCACCTCGGCGCGAGCGGGAGGCGGGACGGCGCCGAGCAGGATCGCGTCACGCCGCGCGGCGCCGTTCCGCGGTGCTGATTTGCACCGGGGCGGAAATAAGTCGGCGGCGGTCGGTCATCGGGGTGCAGCTCGGCGTTGGGGCTTCGTGTCAGTTCGCGGGAAGGCGGCATGGAATTCGTCGAGGTGCTCATCGGTCTCCTGGCCGCCAGCGTGGCCCTGGCCTACGCGGCCCGCCACGCCCGGATGCCGTCGGCCGTCGCCCTGGTGCTGGGCGGTATGGCTCTGGCCTTCGTGCCCAACGTGCCCCGGGTCGAACTCGATCCCCACATCGCGCTCGCAT is drawn from Lichenibacterium dinghuense and contains these coding sequences:
- a CDS encoding L,D-transpeptidase family protein is translated as MLLSDDDRRFRAPRALTGRVAALLLSTVAVASFAVPAVAQEDDAGSGQAEWAQRYDSDARQQVKKESTPTLSPATVAATEAAVTQYQGIVAQGGWGTVPNVVNMHVGSKGQAVAALRHRLQVTGDLDQAAGMSPVFDAYVEAAVKRFQARHGLGQTGIVSKETVTALNIPADLRLKQLETNLIRLRSFSGDLGQRFVMANIPAASVETVENGVVFSHHVAGVGKVDRQSPVMQTKATDINFNPYWTVPASIIRKDLIPKMQADPNYLSDNHIRIFNKDNQEVPSSSINWHSMDATNYKYREDPGINNSLGVVRINIGNPYGVYMHDTPTKGVFGDDFRFVSSGCIRVQNVRDYVAWLLKDNPGWDRDKIDEAIRSGERIDVKLAANVPVYWVYITAWATPDGVVQFRDDIYNRDGLGAPGTVASAADQGDDNSAVEPALQQD
- a CDS encoding AsmA family protein, with the translated sequence MTRLAKLTAVILVAAALAAAAAPWRVSRTAAAKAFADGWGPDAGLHAVAAGGVTFKLLPRPRLQATGLSASAEDGAVLLDAPLLKADLDIPSLLRGVWRMSSATLVEPTLTVDVDRLAEGSAAAHAPSHGAPVMLRLRSGLLKTRSASGFADLLVTGIDASAAWDGRGEGLVVSGTATLRGTTAQFTGTLRDRGSGPEPAGSLASLQVESPLFDFSAKGVLSIVPQVQFAGRASFATPSLPRFLHAWDDAPASLASRRVQIGGLLVAKLHDLSLSDAQIRLDQTRLEGSLAWRQEAGRGLVAGTLATDSLDVRSLGDPDAPDIRDLYRKALTASPFATDVDLRISAATARLGRVTLEDAAFAALVRGERLEVTLDEARAYGGLVKARAVLTVGADGIGAHADVSAKRVDLGLLSDGLSGRARLNGTITARAALDGQGATLRDVVADLAGDGQVGVEGARVANLSLASALHRGDRRSPLDVSRRWPATVFDRAQWDVSIRDGTVRIPKGKLTAPGLALTFDAATGLPDGRVDLHAVAAEADAAGAPLRDSPTMPLDLRGFWAGPLVLTGGQGGFPAVALPLGGVAAER
- the mobA gene encoding molybdenum cofactor guanylyltransferase MobA, with the translated sequence MRRPPGIVLAGGESRRMGTDKALAPLAERPLVARTIERLAPQCGLLAVSRHDGHLPGLYLGLPVIADGGDHRLGPLGGLLAGLDWAAAADPGAARAVTVAVDTPFLPEDFVARLMAAGPGAVAASSGGRRHPVAALWPVAARHALRAALQDEGLRRVGVFLDRLAPAAVDWPTDPFDPFINLNTPEELAAAEAIHARTGRSEGEPGRASRRRDDA
- a CDS encoding CBS domain-containing protein, which produces MQVADVMTRDVEFVEASTTVAEAAVAMGDLGVGALPVGTADDLQGIITDRDILFRVVAKGLSNKTVTVGEVMTTTIFSCRQEDAVTTALNLMGARNLRRLPVLDLNGRTIGLVTLSDLSRRMLLDSGVVQRAVAEMSGAAG
- a CDS encoding DUF533 domain-containing protein, which produces MSALNDVLAAVARRLGLGADRSSGDVEPAAEPGLGDAPLDVLASKLAYSHLRNRQQLLGPPPTTLGHLDQNQAELLIRAAVAAAMADGHLDDNEERMLRSALSTLESQAGEPGFITAAIKRPLPLEVLLRDVRDPHLASLVYAASLLAIDKHGDINRAYMHYLATRLRLPPAVLERLHSQYGYAPASVP
- a CDS encoding SLC13 family permease; the encoded protein is MSHDQIAVLAVCAAAALLFAWGRWRFDLVGLLALVAAVLLGAVPADAAFSGFADPAVAAIAAVLVISAAVRDSGLLDAPRPLFALLPRWTGLEVGVIGGVTAALSAVMNNVDAYTAMLPAARATVRRSRRSPAPIVAALGAASLLGGLVTAIGTPPNLLVSSLRREIVGAPFGVFAFAPVGAAVAGAGVLFLAVAWRLLPREQRRERVEETALAGDSYTSEVAVPAGSPLVGQTVASFRARAERNVAVAAIIREDYRRIAARRDTEIEAGDVLVLNCEPDALQALMERAGSLIVGGGTAGLEADRIGVVEAVVTPTSELVGLSPGEARLDERHRVGLLAIGRRGAAIAARLRRTKLRAGDVLVLQGELDAMVPTLSALGCLTLAERRLRLGRRRRIAVPAALLAGALALAAAGALPLAVALFCAVAALVGLRAFTMTEVYNSVAWPLVVLFGTLLPVSAALRHSGAADLLAGHLAALAHGVPGGWTVALTLLAALVVSPLVNGAATVLLLGPVAAGLAARLGFAADPYLMAVAVGASCDFLSPVGSRNNILALGGERNAARPPWRLGLALMLVVAAVGTAAILFVWPVR